In Rhodamnia argentea isolate NSW1041297 chromosome 4, ASM2092103v1, whole genome shotgun sequence, the following proteins share a genomic window:
- the LOC115730447 gene encoding TMV resistance protein N-like produces MKRKRSSEEYDVFLSFRESDTRLNFTDHLYRSMLRAGIRVFLDSEELEDGEEIHKVFEAVNESQIYIPIFSQNFASSSWCLREVAHMEECTLKSVRKKEIIPIFYDVNADDVKLKTDLYKDAILKHKEKWGSDELER; encoded by the coding sequence atgaagaggaagaggagctcCGAGGAGTATGATGTGTTTTTGAGTTTCAGGGAAAGCGACACGCGCCTCAACTTCACCGACCACCTTTATCGCAGCATGTTGCGTGCAGGTATCCGCGTTTTCCTTGACAGTGAAGAActtgaagatggtgaagaaatCCATAAAGTTTTTGAGGCAGTGAATGAGTCTCAGATCtacatacccatcttctctcaGAATTTCGCCTCTAGTTCATGGTGTCTCCGTGAGGTAGCCCACATGGAAGAATGCACCTTAAAATCAGTCCGGAAGAAAGAGATCATCCCCATTTTCTATGATGTGAATGCTGATGATGTGAAGCTCAAAACTGATTTGTACAAGGATGCCATACTCAAACACAAGGAGAAGTGGGGCTCCGATGAACTGGAGCGGTAG
- the LOC125314807 gene encoding disease resistance protein L6-like gives MTIKSCIGWPCKGTGSYRQREIFLRFFSWSIVANQGEQVESLVEEVCRKLNTRHIIVTEHLVEDNAQMETIMKLLDVGSDGVRFVGIHGMGGVGKTTLAKVMFNKLSFHFEGCCFLEDVRASSQSHDGILQLQKKLLSGFVNSGITDQIKDVGGGIMRIKGAFSNKKVLIVLDDLDNKEQLQNLAGKSDWFCSRSGIIITTREESILKTQVDQSKGILAHEVHPMRFDLAFRLFCKHAFRSDSVIRDYEDFSIGIVRKVGMLPLAVVVIGSHLFDLGHDLEHSDKIEVWEETVEQLKEGPFDEVRNTLKISYERLGNKEKEVFLDIACFFTNDDITYPVIMWKNCGYSPYTATRVLSHKSLIKIRDGTRFWMHDQVRDFGRYIVLEEYPRKFCRVWIREKALNLLKRKERNENVVALSLNFDGCSCNIASEELTAVPNLRFLRVKGIDFFGNFENLLLELRWFSWEITHKDFYAESFHFANLVVLDLSRSNIEDDWGGWSQIQMTKKLKVLDLTDCTKLTRTPDFSNFTSLETLVLARCSNLITIHPSISKLQVLETLNVKGCSRLRELPEEVGFLQSLKQIIMPENFQPLKFPERFGNLTSLVSFKLNYHPNIRQLPNSIGGAANLTRLTLRGCVGIKELPSSIGELKMLIELEVTSSGVVELPDSIGNLKKLRVLSLCRTKIKEIPHTIGGLEMLEGLYANRSWDPTDKNLEEIGKLLHLKTLNLAFTSVSRLPPEISRLRLQKLEVGSIELQQVPALPSSLKYLAVQAMDFSLVPDPSSITDLEHLDLHRFSNLRSRYHSTRQDYDSKLQAAMMREQPSYQLPPHLLVLKLKSINPLPHFSNLLKLTVLHVIECTIAHIPITPGLTHLRELNITRCEFLEEIPGLSLPRRLERLELEGLNRLVQIQGLSELESLQHLHLSGCDSLGKLPNLSKLGKLQHLELEACPNLRAIEGIEGLESWVWDSVGHTIQERLLDISRTTWLSHKLPMYDMFLSFKGPDSHYGVVSYLHARMLRNGISVYSNNDDMRANEGIGENALANSNIYIPVFSRSYASSDWCLRELAHMAKYTSESKGARRILPIFNNVEIDDVRLETDLYKSDLDKHRTNFDHDEVKSWEQALIEVAAMRGFVLKINSYEEVLELVLAEVSRARKLLDGDS, from the exons ATGACTATTAAATCTTGTATTGGTTGGCCGTGTAAAGGGACAGGATCTTATAGGCAAAGGGAAATTTTCCTGCGGTTTTTCTCATGGTCAATAGTTGCAAA CCAAGGAGAACAGGTCGAATCGCTTGTTGAAGAGGTTTGCCGTAAGCTTAATACAAGACACATCATTGTGACTGAACATTTGGTCGAAGATAATGCTCAAATGGAAACCATAATGAAATTGTTGGATGTTGGGTCTGATGGTGTACGTTTTGTTGGAATCCACGGCATGGGTGGTGTTGGAAAAACAACTCTTGCCAAAGTCATGTTCAACAAACTATCTTTTCACTTTGAAGGCTGTTGCTTCCTTGAAGATGTTCGAGCATCATCGCAATCTCATGATGGTATTTTACAATTACAGAAAAAGCTCTTATCAGGTTTTGTCAATTCAGGGATTACTGATCAAATAAAAGATGTTGGTGGTGGGATCATGAGGATCAAAGGTgcttttagtaataaaaaagtaCTCATTGTACTTGATGATCTGGACAACAAAGAACAACTCCAAAATCTGGCCGGAAAATCTGATTGGTTTTGTTCTCGTAGCGGAATCATTATCACAACTAGAGAAGAAAGCATCCTGAAGACTCAAGTAGACCAATCCAAAGGAATTTTAGCTCATGAAGTTCATCCAATGAGATTTGATCTAGCATTTCGTCTATTTTGTAAGCATGCATTCAGAAGTGACTCAGTTATAAGAGATTATGAGGATTTTTCAATAGGAATTGTTCGTAAGGTGGGCATGCTTCCTTTGGCCGTTGTGGTGATAGGGTCCCATCTTTTTGACTTGGGTCATGATTTGGAGCATTCGGATAAAATAGAAGTATGGGAGGAGACGGTGGAACAGTTAAAGGAAGGTCCTTTTGACGAAGTCCGAAATACATTAAAGATAAGTTATGAACGATTAgggaataaggaaaaagaagtaTTTCTGgatatagcatgctttttcacCAATGACGACATAACATATCCGGTCATCATGTGGAAAAATTGTGGCTACTCTCCTTACACTGCAACGCGGGTTCTCTCTCACAAGTCCTTGATAAAAATTAGAGATGGCACAAGGTTTTGGATGCACGACCAAGTTCGAGACTTTGGAAGGTACATTGTTCTTGAAGAATATCCTCGCAAGTTTTGTCGGGTGTGGATTCGTGAGAAAGCCCTCAACCTACTGAAGAGAAAAGAG agaaatgaaaatgtTGTGGCACTAAGCCTGAATTTCGATGGCTGTAGCTGCAACATTGCATCTGAAGAATTAACTGCCGTACCAAATCTAAGGTTTCTTCGAGTGAAAGGCATCGATTTTTTTGGCAACTTCGAGAATCTTCTGTTGGAGCTGAGATGGTTTTCTTGGGAAATTACTCATAAGGACTTTTATGCAGAGagttttcattttgctaatttGGTTGTGCTAGACCTTTCAAGGAGCAATATTGAAGATGACTGGGGTGGGTGGAGTCAAATCCAG atgacaaaaaaattaaaagttctagATTTAACGGATTGCACAAAGTTGACAAGAACACCTGATTTCTCTAATTTCACGTCTTTGGAGACGTTAGTACTTGCTCGATGTTCCAACTTGATCACAATTCACCCCTCCATTTCTAAGCTTCAAGTCTTAGAGACTTTGAATGTGAAAGGGTGTAGTCGTCTTAGGGAGTTGCCGGAAGAAGTCGGTTTTCTACAATCTTTGAAGCAGATCATCATGCCCGAAAATTTTCAACCCTTGAAGTTTCCAGAGAGATTTGGCAATTTGACATCTTTGGTGAGTTTTAAATTAAACTACCACCCTAATATCCGCCAACTCCCAAACTCCATTGGAGGGGCGGCGAATCTCACGCGCTTAACTTTACGTGGGTGCGTGGGGATAAAGGAACTTCCAAGCTCAATTGGAGAGTTAAAAATGTTGATAGAGTTGGAGGTAACATCGTCAGGTGTAGTTGAACTACCTGATTCTATCGGAAATTTGAAGAAACTAAGGGTGTTGAGTTTATGTAGAACAAAGATAAAGGAGATTCCTCATACTATTGGAGGACTGGAGATGCTTGAAGGTTTATATGCCAACAGGTCCTGGGATCCGACGGATAAAAATTTGGAGGAAATTGGGAAGCTACTCCATTTGAAGACCTTGAACTTAGCATTTACTAGTGTTTCTCGATTGCCTCCAGAGATAAGTCGTCTTCGTTTGCAAAAACTTGAAGTGGGTTCGATTGAGCTTCAACAAGTGCCAGCTCTTCCATCAAGTTTGAAATACCTTGCAGTTCAAGCTATGGACTTCTCTCTTGTCCCCGACCCCTCAAGCATCACCGATTTAGAACATCTAGATTTGCATAGATTCAGCAATTTGAGAAGTAGATATCACTCTACTAGGCAGGACTATGACTCAAAACTTCAAGCAGCTATGATGAGGGAGCAACCCTCCTATCAGCTTCCACCTCATTTGTTGGTCTTGAAACTCAAAAGTATTAATCCACTGCCACATTTTTCCAACTTGTTAAAGTTGACAgttttgcatgtgattgaatgTACAATAGCGCACATACCCATCACTCCAGGTCTAACACATTTGAGGGAATTGAACATAACAAGATGTGAATTCCTTGAGGAAATACCTGGTTTGTCACTCCCGAGGAGACTGGAGCGCTTGGAATTGGAGGGCTTGAATAGGCTAGTTCAGATTCAAGGTTTGTCGGAACTAGAATCTTTGCAGCACCTCCATCTTTCTGGTTGTGATTCACTAGGAAAGTTACCCAACTTATCCAAGTTGGGTAAACTGCAACATCTAGAGCTAGAAGCTTGTCCAAATTTAAGAGCCATTGAGGGCATTGAGGGCTTAGAAAGCTGGGTGTGGGATAGCGTTGGTCACACTATCCAGGAAAGATTGTTGGACATCTCAAGAACGACATGGCTTTCCCACAAATTACCTATGTACGATATGTTCCTGAGTTTTAAGGGACCAGACAGTCATTATGGCGTTGTCAGTTATCTTCATGCTCGGATGTTGCGTAATGGAATTTCTGTTTATAGCAATAACGATGACATGAGGGCCAACGAAGGGATTGGGGAAAATGCACTCGCTAACTCCAATATCTACATACCCGTATTCTCTAGAAGCTACGCTTCCAGTGATTGGTGTCTCCGCGAACTTGCCCACATGGCGAAATACACATCAGAATCAAAGGGAGCAAGAAGAATCCTCCCCATTTTCAACAATGTGGAGATTGATGATGTTAGGCTCGAAACTGATTTATACAAAAGCGACCTAGACAAGCACCGGACGAACTTCGACCACGACGAAGTGAAGTCATGGGAACAGGCCCTAATTGAGGTCGCAGCAATGAGGGGTTTCGTCTTAAAAATTAACAG CTACGAAGAAGTACTTGAATTGGTTCTTGCAGAGGTTTCTAGAGCAAGGAAATTGTTGGATGGTGACTCCTGA